A segment of the Malaclemys terrapin pileata isolate rMalTer1 chromosome 1, rMalTer1.hap1, whole genome shotgun sequence genome:
CATCCTGCATCCACTGAAGAACACTGGGAGCTTTGCAGAGAAAAATGGCCTTCACTTTGCAACGATGACATGCGCTTGGTCAAGTGATATTCACAAAGTCTACTCACACTCTGCTCAGTTTCCGGTAGCTTTGAAGAATGTTCATCTGCATCTTCTGAGTCATTTAGGTCTTTGGCTGAAGACACATTAGTCATATCAGACAAAAAGTTTTCACCTGGGCCAAGTGCTGAAGTATCACCCTCATTAACTTCAGGATTCACTTCATTCTTAGAGCCAGTATCTGTTTTACCAAGACCAGAAACTCTTGGAAatgtcttcccattcactgtttCTGAGCTTGGTTTATCTGCTGCTTCATCATCGGCAGCAACATACCATCTTTGGCGAAAAGCAGTTCTCTCCACGTTAAAAGTGCTTATGCGTTGACCATCTCTTGAAGAAAGAGTACCACATATAGCATTTAGGTCTTCATCAGTCTCTGCTTTTTTAGTTCCCTGATGCTTTTTCACAGTAGCATTACCATCACAGGCTGCTTTCACTTCACCATCAGTcatcttatttttccttttactaGTGCAAGAGTATACCAAAGACCCCATGTGCAATTTGCTAAAATAGTCAGTGACAGATTTTGTTTCCATGGTCTCTGGTTCCATTTCCATATTGTCTGAATGAAGAATCTGCTTCGAAGGCACAACTTTTGACTGCAGCTCAGCAGCTTGACGACCAGCTATGGACTGTGAGGATTTTGCAAGTGGTCCTCCAGCCTGATTCTTAGCAATGGGGAACTCTGTTTGCTCTTCCACAAGGGGTTGGTAACCTTCACTAGTGGTCAAAAACATACGTGTGGAATTTTCTGACTGTCTCTGTGCTGCGGTTAGTTCAGAACTTTCAGTCATTTCAGAAGAGTTTGTTTCATTGCCAGAATCTGAAGATGACTCAGGGCTATATGCTCGCAAGATTGCTACACCTGCATGCCACAAAAAATAAGAGCCAATTAATGAAAGCATCGGAGGCACTTGAATAAACGGATAAGAAAATGGggtgtgttaaatataaaaataaagggatttttatggtttattttaaagcataCTCCAATTTTATTGCATAATCCCCAAGAAAGGTAATTTAGCAACATTATGGTAGTTCCACCACGTGATATGGAATGTGAGGTGTGTACATGATGGTAAAAACATATAGAATGGAATGTTTCCAAGGCTAAATGGCGCAAATGGATGAAGTGGAATGATGTTCAATGAATAAATGTAACTATGGTGAAAGAACCTGAATTGTCATTCGTCTGCTGTTCCTCTGAAGCAGCCAAAGCCTCTAGTGCTTGAAGAGTGGAGACTACAGCATCATCTAGCCCCTTGTCACACTTCCCCTCAGTATTAGTAGGGACAGCATCAATGAGTGATACTGGAATGTCATCATTTCCTAGATTACTAGCTTGCTCCTTGTCTTCTATATACTGTGTTGTTTGGTGCTGAGAGTCTTCCTCGTCTGAACTGTCCCGGAAGCCAGGTGGAGGAGCAGCAATGGCCATGTTTAAAGAATGTAATAAGAAGTCATCTTCATTATCATCACCTTCCGGAGGGGGGAGTGATGTCAAATCAATAATATCATCACTTGAACCAGAAAGACTGAGAATGGTAGGCCTACTGATTTCTCCTACCATAATGTCCTCCTCACAGCTAACTTCATCTTCATCTTCAACATCATCTGTGTTTTCCGCATAACAAATGTCATGCAACAAGGGCTCTTCTATCCCTTCTGCAGCTCCAAATATTTTGCCATCATTTATGCTTGCATAAACAGAATTTGTAGCAAACTGAATGCTTTCAACATCTGGAGACaattctagacctttaatatcATTGGTACTACTAATATAAATAGCTCTCTGTTTGTCCAATACTTCTGGACTTTCATCCAGAAGTCTTTCATAGCCAAGGGTTTGGGGACTGATACCATCCAAGCTGTGATCTCCAAATATAAAGGATACTTTTGCTCCCCTTGGAGAGTCCTGTGCTTTCTTGGTAGATTCCAGTCCTGAGAGTGACAGTAATGACTGCTGGTTTAAACTTCTGTTTTCTCCTGCCTCCATGGAGTCATCTTGTTTGGTCAGCCCCTGATCGAGTCCACCTGAATTATAGGTATTTTCTATGTACAGATGCCTGTGGTCTTTTTGACACATGGGGCTTTCAGAAACTTCTGCAGTCTTCTGTTTTGGGTCTACAAATGTTCTTTGGGCCTCTTGAGCCCCTTCAGCCATGAATGTAGTAGTTTTTGGTACACAGTTCCACTCAGAAGCATGGAGGTTATACTTCCCTCTATTTTCATTTCCTACAGTTTGGCAAAATAAAAGCAACAGTCATTTAACAAATGAACTGTTTCATCAAATTTTATAATATTGACTTGTTAATTCTGAATAAGCAATGTTTTAAATATAGAACAGCTGCATAAACTTGTCCCTTTTACAGTCAAACCATTTTCAAACTCTCCTCTACTTCAAGCCATGGAGCTCTTGGTTTAAGAATTAAGATTAACTGGATGTTTTTATGCTGTGAGGGCAGAGAACTAAACTAAAACTAGGTGAAATGATAACCCAGGACTGGTTGATATGATAatctaaaaaaaacccagcacctcACATTTCTGCATGAAGACTCTGGTTGTATAAAATGTTATAACCCTGTATGCAAACAGATGATCAATTATTTGTTTCACTGTGGCACGAGGAGGAATACATTAAACATTTTATGTTACCATTAATACGAACAACGGCTGAACCTTAAAATACTATAAAGCCGAATTTATATATTACAACTCTAGGCCCCAAACTAGCAATCAGATCTGAATGGGCATACCCCTGTACCTGCACACACACTACTACTGATATCAATGGAATTTTGTCCGCGTGGGTCCAATCACAGGATCAAGGCCTTGTTTTGTAAATGTGACTTCTGTTAATGCATTATGCAATAAATACCTGTTTCTCGGTTTCCTGCATTTTTCTTGTTGGCCATGTTAAATATTGAGCGCCTTGAATCAACCAGTAGTCTATAGTATCCAGCTGTTAAACAGGCAAGGTTCATTGCATCTGATGATTCCATTAGCAAAGTAATAGGCTATGAAGGAAACAACCAAGTCTTCGTTACGGCTATTCATTCTTAATACATTTACTTGCTGAAACATGGCTTATTAAAATTagtatatttataaaatgtaaattataGGAATTATTTCAGAAATGCTACATTGGAAAAtcaaaaaataaattagttttcCTCAACTCTGAAAGGTCTGATTGAAAACAATATTTAGGGTACAAAATGTTCGGAGAGATGAGAGCTGAAGCAAGGAAAATGTCTAACTGGACATTTTAAATTCACTTGATGCTTAACTAATATTTGTATTGCTGtctatataattattattaataaaagctTCAATTCTCAAATGAGTTCTAAGATGCTTAACATCTAGAACTTATTAAAAAGTTAATGTTGTTCATAAAATTTTAGAACTAAATCTTTCACCTTTCTCACTGGTGTACCCTGTGGTTCGTCTACATGACAAGTAACTGCCTGGCAAGGCAGGGTGTGGATCTACAGCCCAGCGCCTTGCTGCACTGTAATGGCCCATGTGATCATTGCTACAGCTCACTGAAAGTCCTGGAATGCCACACTATAGCAGTATCTACATTTATGGGAAGATTTTATTGGACCCTCCTGCAAACTAATAGACAATTGGTCCTGAAGGAGGCTGTGTACTTGCCCTCTTGATCAAAACAAAGTTCTCTGATCATAGCTGTCTAAGACAAAGCACAAAATAGGgtatatgttgttttttttaaaaaatccatagcATAGAATCTTAAGCCAATACACATGGTGTTGACATAATTCCATGACACCCTTATTCACATAGTACTTCACATGTGCAGTTTCAGACGTGATGAGAAAATCCAGgcaattattattatgattatttatcaTTTTGCTTCTGGGCAATTTGAGATTTTGTTCAGAAATACAGGAGCCTTGGTATAAGGACACATGCTTGCCTCAAAGCAGTCAACCTTGGGCataaaattaatacaaattaTTACCCAAAGATGAGTGAGTCAATTCTTGTTATGTTAGTGTTAAGACGGAGCAGGTGTGCATGTATATAGAGAGGTGTTTGAAATGCTTTCTTGATGCTGAATTTTATGAGATGATCAATAAAAGTAGATGATTTCCAGAGAGATTTTAAATGCCAAGAGTATTACTGTGACCTGCTGTTCACCCTTTTCGTAACCTAGAAGCAACTAAACTTTTATGGATGACTTTTGGGAAGTAACATGGTAGAGAGAATACTAAAAAGGAAAATTAATGGTAAAAGAAAGACTCAAGCTGTTTACACTTTTATAGAACTTTTCAACCaaagatcttaaagtgctttacaagcattaacTAATTACGCTTCACAATAACCCTGAGAGATATTGTCATTCCCTTTTACTGATTGGGGAATGAACACTTAGGCCACATTCACTAGTGCCGCTACAGGCAGATGTAAATTACCCCTTCCTTACTCAGGTAGGCCCACTCCCTCCTCTTGCATCCCATGGAGGAATTCATCACAAGTGGAAGGCAAATGCTGTTAGTGATGCCCTCATTCTGGATTTCTGTCAAGGGTTTGAGCAGCTTTATTATGTACTTAAAGTATTTCCCAGTTGCTATGGTCATGCCTAGTTTCCGGCCAACATCAGTAGGCCTACCCACTGTggtgaaacttctgtttcacgTTATTTTTCAGTTATTGATAATCATATGCAAAATGTCCATATCCTTATTCATGTGCCATCATAACACTACTTTTGGTAGGTTTTTCCTTTTGACAGGAAGCAGAATAGGTATTTTGATCCTTTTGCTAATTAGTCCATATAAATCTTGCGCGACTTATTTTCCTTGTCATTCTTGATACTCGCCATTTATATTTCTCTTCCCTCACTGAACTGCCAGGTCACTACAGATTACTTCTCTGCTTTATGGTCTGTGTTGCTTAGCTATTAGTATTAGGGCTATCAagcgataaaaaaaattaatcgcgattaatcgtgctattaattgcactgttaataatcgaataccatttatttaaatattttggatgttttctacattttcaaatatattgatttcaattaaaacacagaatacaaagtgtagaatactcactttatatttatttttgattacaagtatttgcactgttaaaaaacaaaagaaaatatttttcaattcatctaatacaagtactgcagtgcaatctctttatcatggaaattgaacttacaaatgtagacttatgtacaaaaaacctgcattcaaaaataaaacaatgtaaaattttagagcctgcaaatccactcagtcctacttcttgttcaactaatcgctcagacagacaagttgtttatatttgcaggagataatgctgccctcttcttgtttacaatgtcacctgaaagtgagaacaggcgttcgcatggcacagGCGTAGCCAGCTAacgatgtgctaaagattcacatgtcccttcatgcttcagccaccattggaggggacatgcatccatgctgatgacaggttctgctcaataacaatccaaagcagtgaggaccgacacatgttcattttcattatctgagtcagatgccaccagcagaaggttgattttcttttttggc
Coding sequences within it:
- the FRMPD4 gene encoding FERM and PDZ domain-containing protein 4 isoform X3 — translated: MSKGFNPGRSVRSWGLHRTKSSGWPHPSGTWSLNQGPPYGWEMTTNRDGRDYFINHMTQSATFEDPRIESCQITPPAPRKVEMRRDPVLGFGFVAGSEKPVVVRSVTPGGPSEGKLIPGDQIIMINDEPVSTAPRERVIDLVRSCKESILLTVVQPYPSPKSAFISAAKKARLKSNPVKVRFSEEVIINGQISETVKDNSLLFMPNVLKVYLENGQTKSFRFDCSTSIKDVILTLQEKLSIKCIEHFSLMLEQKIEGAGTKLLLLHEQETLAQVTQRPSSHKMRCLFRISFVPKDPIDLLRRDPVAFEYLYVQSCNDVVQERFGPELKYDIALRLAALQMYIATVTTRQTQKISLKYIEKEWGLETFLPSAVLQSMKEKNIKKALSHLVKANQNLVPPGKKLSALQAKVHYLKFLSDLRLYGGRVFKATLVQGEKRSEVTLLVGPRYGISHVINTKTNLVALLADFSHVNRIEMFTEDESTVRVELHVLDVKPITLLMESSDAMNLACLTAGYYRLLVDSRRSIFNMANKKNAGNRETGNENRGKYNLHASEWNCVPKTTTFMAEGAQEAQRTFVDPKQKTAEVSESPMCQKDHRHLYIENTYNSGGLDQGLTKQDDSMEAGENRSLNQQSLLSLSGLESTKKAQDSPRGAKVSFIFGDHSLDGISPQTLGYERLLDESPEVLDKQRAIYISSTNDIKGLELSPDVESIQFATNSVYASINDGKIFGAAEGIEEPLLHDICYAENTDDVEDEDEVSCEEDIMVGEISRPTILSLSGSSDDIIDLTSLPPPEGDDNEDDFLLHSLNMAIAAPPPGFRDSSDEEDSQHQTTQYIEDKEQASNLGNDDIPVSLIDAVPTNTEGKCDKGLDDAVVSTLQALEALAASEEQQTNDNSGVAILRAYSPESSSDSGNETNSSEMTESSELTAAQRQSENSTRMFLTTSEGYQPLVEEQTEFPIAKNQAGGPLAKSSQSIAGRQAAELQSKVVPSKQILHSDNMEMEPETMETKSVTDYFSKLHMGSLVYSCTSKRKNKMTDGEVKAACDGNATVKKHQGTKKAETDEDLNAICGTLSSRDGQRISTFNVERTAFRQRWYVAADDEAADKPSSETVNGKTFPRVSGLGKTDTGSKNEVNPEVNEGDTSALGPGENFLSDMTNVSSAKDLNDSEDADEHSSKLPETEQSVSRLCEYHLTKRMSSLQSEGHFSLQSSQCSSVDAGCSTGSSPCATPIESPLCTSDVKHIISDSSVKGIGYIPADERVAILPNHGTTYKELHQQSEAVCHRMTMPAIHSAVNAEPLFGTLRDGCHRIPKIKETTV